Proteins from one Triticum aestivum cultivar Chinese Spring chromosome 7A, IWGSC CS RefSeq v2.1, whole genome shotgun sequence genomic window:
- the LOC123147035 gene encoding GDSL esterase/lipase At3g09930-like: MKLMPTVFCLLLVVLALGGARVEARGTPSADQGSKNQWSSMFVFGDGFVDNGNLPKTDTWRQWSYPYGSYLNSRGSATPVPTGRLSNYWIQSDFIARILGLNEAPPSHRLTPHLSCDPSGMTFAFGGAGVYEVPDKKVPTLATQVNAFTRLLNTGVISKQQLQSSVALVSISGSDYMTGANVDNAFLSSFDDIDSYIGNVTTEIAKNVGKLQRLGVRKVLVNNMHPIGCTPLRTSANNYTTCDLLANYAATVHNNNIEHLMGNKNNAHILDLYTAFTDIVNHAPGEGSEQSNNFKRKLTPCCEASTELGYCGQVSPSGKRLYDLCKNPEKNFYWDETYPTTAGWEAVTEALEEPLREFLDRDYVP, translated from the exons ATGAAGCTCATGCCGACCGTCTTCTGCCTTCTCCTCGTCGTCCTTGCATTGggtg GGGCTCGTGTGGAGGCTCGAGGCACACCTTCGGCTGATCAGGGGTCAAAGAACCAATGGTCCAGCATGTTCGTCTTCGGCGATGGCTTCGTCGACAACGGCAACCTCCCAAAGACCGACACATGGCGTCAATGGAGCTATCCCTATGGCTCCTATCTCAACTCCCGTGGATCTGCGACTCCTGTTCCAACTGGACGCCTTTCCAACTATTGGATTCAATCTGACTTCATCG CAAGGATCTTGGGCCTCAATGAAGCCCCTCCATCGCACAGGCTCACGCCACATCTATCTTGCGACccatctggcatgacctttgctttcGGCGGTGCTGGCGTCTACGAGGTGCCGGACAAGAAGGTGCCGACCCTTGCCACACAGGTTAATGCTTTCACGAGGCTACTTAATACTGGGGTCATCTCAAAACAACAGCTTCAGAGCTCCGTTGCTCTCGTCTCCATCTCCGGCAGTGACTACATGACTGGTGCCAACGTCGACAATGCCTTCTTGAGTAGCTTCGATGAT ATTGATAGTTATATTGGGAACGTGACGACTGAGATTGCGAAGAACGTGGGGAAGCTACAGAGGCTAGGTGTGAGAAAGGTACTAGTGAACAACATGCATCCCATTGGCTGCACGCCTTTGCGGACTAGTGCGAACAACTACACGACATGCGACCTTCTGGCAAACTATGCCGCAACTGTGCACAACAACAATATAGAACACCTGATGGGGAACAAGAATAATGCCCACATATTGGACCTCTACACTGCCTTCACTGACATCGTTAATCACGCCCCGG GTGAAGGGTCGGAGCAGTCAAACAATTTCAAGCGCAAGCTGACACCTTGCTGTGAGGCTTCCACCGAGCTGGGGTACTGTGGACAGGTTAGCCCTTCAGGGAAGCGCCTCTACGACCTATGCAAGAATCCTGAAAAGAATTTCTACTGGGATGAGACTTACCCGACGACCGCTGGGTGGGAAGCTGTTACAGAGGCACTAGAAGAACCTTTGAGGGAGTTCCTAGATCGGGACTATGTTCCATGA